ATGTATTGAATCGGTTCGTGTTCTAATTTCCTTTTGAAAAGTTCTTTGAAGTGGGCAAGTTCCTCCTTCGACAACATTTTTTCAAACTGAGAATACAAATCAATCCGTTTGCATTTGAGAACATGACACAACAACAAATCCGTCGTCAGTTTCGGACTGTCAATCTCTTTCTCCTTCAAATACTCCACGGACCAATTTTGGAGAGAGAGGATTGTCCATTGTTGAGGGTTGGTTACTGACATATTAAAATTTGGGCTCTATCCCCGCTTGCTTACAAAGTTGATTTGCTGTTATACGGTCAATCGTTGTGTGCCGTTTTATTGGTATCGCTTTCTTTCCGTTAGTATAGATTGTGTGCTTTTTACCTTCCCTCAGAAAAGAATACCCGCTTTCTTCAAAATGTTTGATAATGTCGCGCCTCTTGACTGACATTTATACTAATTCACCTTCAACAGGAAGTTGTTCGTAGATTCCACCACCAACTGGTATTTCTTTCCCGAGTTGGTTATATGCGAGCACCATCTCATTGAGTGCATCCGAAAGTAATTCCCGACATTCTTCTAAAGTACTTCCTTCTGTAATAACTTCGGGCCACTCCACTAATTGCCCCATGTACCCTGACTCAATATGTGTGTATTTTGCTGTAAATGATTTCATGATGTACTTCATTATTTCGAGGATAAGATAGTAACCGAAAAGAGAAAAACCAAGCGATGTCTGTTACAGTAATTCGATAAACTCTTCAACTGTCATCCCTGAATTTCGAATCAATGACCGGAGTGTCCCCGTTGATAATTCTTTATGCTGAGGAATAGAAAGGTTGACACGCATACCCTGTTTAATCATAACAACATGACTCCCGACTTGTCCAACATTTTTCCACCCTGCTTTTGAAAATGCCTTCACAGTTTCCTTACCGGAAATATTTCCTAACCTGCCCATTACACTGCAACGACTACAGGATAATTAGTTTCATGTTGTTGAAAATTTGCCACTGCTTTTTGGTCTTCTGCCCAAAGCCATGCTGTAATTGCTTCTTTCACATTTTCTATGGCTTCTTTCTCATCCTTCCCTTGAGAAACGCAACCGGGCAATGCCGGACACTCTGCAACGACCCAACCATCTTCTGCTTGTTGTAATGTAATATGAAATATCATTTATACACCTAATTAATGTTGTTAAGAATACAAAACGAAATGAACAAATACAAGTAAATGACTGCTTAAATTCCTCTCACCACCACCATCGTAATATCATCATATTGTGTTGTTCCCGTACTGTGTTGCTGAACTGCGGCAACGATTTCGTTGAGAATCTTTTCTGCTGGTTCCGTTGCATTTGCTTTGATGACTTCCTCCAATTTCGGCTCGCCGAGTTCTTCTCCCTCTTTGCTCATTGCTTCACTAACTCCGTCGGTGAAAAGGATGAGCGCTTCTCCTTCGTTCAATTGCGCGGTTCCCTGTTCATACGGCATCATTGTTTTCATCACACCGAAAATTATTCCACCCTTATCGAGTCGCTCAAGTGTTCCATCCTTGTGAAGAATGTACGGAGGATTGTGTCCGGCGTTGACATACATAAGTGATTTTGTTTCGCTGTCAATAATTGCAAGGAAAAACGTAATGAATTTATCTGAAGTTGTGTTTTCAAAAATCAAATCATTTACTCGTGCAGAAAGTTCGGGGAGCGTTAGACCAAGTGGAACAAGCGCGTGAATTGCCGCCTGAAGATTCGCCATGAGTAATGATGCCGGCGTTCCCTTTCCCGATACATCTCCGATTGCCACAAGCACTTTTGTCTCCGACAAACGTATGACATCGTAATAATCTCCGCCGACTTGTTTGGAGGAAATATTTGTCGCCGCAATATCGTAATGCGGAATTGCCGGCAGAACGGACGGAAGCAATCCCTTTTGAATTTCTCTTGCTATCAGCAATTCGTCTTCCATCTTTTGTTTCTCGATTGCATCACGGAAGAGCCGGGCATTTTCAAGAGAAATCATTGCAAGATTTCCCAACGATGAAAGAAATTCCAAGTCGGTTTGCGTGTATTCTCCTCCCCTCATTCGTTCACCGACGCCGAGAATTCCCTTCACCTCGTTTTGAATTTTAAGCGGCACAAGCACCTGAACTCCCGCGTCTTTCAACATCGAACAAAATACTTTGTATGGCTTTTTCGTAAGTGATTCAATCAATGTCGGTTGTTGGATGGTAGAAATTGCTTCGAGACATAACGGGCTCAACTCTTTCTGTAACCGGGAAAGAACAACCTGCATCGCCCGTTCTTTTTTCAAACAAACAAAATAACGACTTGTTCCAACCTGACCGAGCAATGAAAACGAGAGCAACTTCAACAATCGTTCCGCATCAAGCGCCGCGTTGAATTCTTTGCTCATCTCGAACAACGTATTGAGTTCCTGCACCTTCCCGTCCAATCGGCGATTCACCTGCTTCACCTCTTCTATTATCAAACTCTTTTCAATTGCAGTTGCGGCAATGTTTGCCAATGATTTGATGTACGTTTCTTCCTTCTGCCCGAGTTTTTTGATTTTCTGCAACGGGCTGAATCCTGCAATACCAAAAATCCTTTCTCTCACGAGCAAAGGAATAAGCACAGATATTCCTTGTTCACGAAACAGTTTTAGCCACGGATATTTTCTTGCATCTTCGCGCTGAACATACACAATACGCTGAGGGATTTTCTTACAAACAATTTCCGTGTTCAATAACTCCGTATGTATTCCTTTAGTTGTTTTGACAGCAAACTTCTCTTCCTCTTTCTTCAACAAAATTATTCCCCGTGTGGAAAGGATTTTTCCCATGATGGTGAGAAGAAAATGTCCGAGGATGAAATTTAAGTCAAGAGAAGCGTTGACGATGTTGCTGAATTCAAAAAGCGCGGAAAGGTCAAACCGGTCGGTTTGTTGTCGGTCTCCTTGCGAAGAGGAGGGTGAAAGACGAGCCATACGTTATGCAGGTTTTTTGTCGGAAAGATATTTTACCATTCGTACAACATTATTTTTTTCATTTGATTTATACTCAACATTATCCATGAGTGAACGCATGAGATGCATCCCCAAACCGCCGCGACGAAAATGGGAAAGATATTCTTTCATGTTCGGCGATGGAATGTGCGCAGGGTCGAACGACTTCCCTTCATCGGAAATTTGTATCTCAAACGCTCCGTTCTTTTGTGAAACATGAATGACAATCTTTTTATCGGAAGCGTATTGGTACGCGTGCTTGATAACGTTCGTACACGCTTCATCCACAGCGAGCGAAATCATTCCCACCATTTCTTCGTCGAATCCGAAATCACGCGCCAAGCCAGCGACGAAATCACGTGCTTCGCGAAGGTGTTCAGTTCGACTTTGTATGATTAACTGTTCTGACATTGTTTACATGGTTGATGAGAATTCTATGCGCCGAATTTTTTTACTGCGTCGGTTTCTTCCTGCGTGATGTCGTACAGAAGCGGGAAGCCGAGCAAATCAAACACGTTATAGACTTTCGGCGTCAGGTTCGAGAGTTTGATATCGCCCGAATTTTTTCTCACTTCTTCAATGAACATCATAAACACGCCAAGCCCCGCGCTGCTGATGTAATTGAGATTTTTGCAGTTTACAACTATTTTAAATTTCTTGTCATCTAATAATTTACTGAACGCGGATTCCAAATCCGGCGCAGTGTGCGCGTCAAGGTAGCCTTTTATATCAACGACATGTATATCGTTGATGTTGCGTACGTTAAGTTTGAAATCACTCATACATAATTCCTACAAAATTGTTGATGGTTTTCGCCATTTGAGAACAACGAGCGTCAAATCATCTTCCGGCGGCTGATGTCCCATGTGCGTATCCACCGCGGTAATGATTGCATCGCGTATTTCAATAGCATTATTGTTGCGTACGGTCTTCCCAATTTCGAGCAACGGGTCATATCCGAATTCTTCGCCTGACGATTGTCGCGCTTCCGTAATTCCATCGGTAAATAACACGGCAACATCACCCGGCTGCATTTGAATTTCTTCTTCTGCTAGCGTGAGGGCAAAGAAATCCGGACTTCCCATTCCAAGACCGAGACCTTTCGGTTGAACAAACCGTACGTTGTTTTCTGCAATATACAACATTGGACAATGTCCTGCACGTGCGACCTGTAACTTTCCGGTTCGTAAATCAAGTACGATATAAATAACACTAATGAACCAACGCTTGTCTATTGTTTCTGCAAGAGCCGCGTGCGCTTTGATGAGAAACTCTTTCGGCGAACGATAAATCTTACTGAGCGATTGGAATATTCCTTTCATCTCTGCCATGTAGAACGCCGCAGAAACTCCTTTACCCGAAACATCACCGACAATAATTCCAAGATGATGTTCATCGAGCATCGTGTAATCATAATAATCGCCGCCGACCTCGAACGCCGGAGTTGAGAGGGCTTCGATTTCCACTTCTTTGAAGTCGGGCAAGATTTGCGGCAGGAGTTTCTTCTGCATCTCCTGTGCGACCATCATTTCGCGAAGCAATCGTTCGCGCTCTAATGATTTTTCAATCAAACGCGAATTATCAATCGCAATTGTCGCCTGGTCGGCAAACGCGGTGATGACATCAACATCGTCTTTATCAAAACCATACGCTATATCTTTCGTCGCATATAAAATGCCGATGAAATTATCGTGCGATTGTAACGGGACAATAACCAATGAACCTATTTTATGTTTGATGTCAGAGAGATGTTCGGTCCGTTTGTCATTTTCGACATCATCAATAACAAGCGCTTTCCGGGTTTGAAGAACCGTATCACGGAGTGAACTTCCGTTTGCCGAAACAATTTCTGTCACTTCACTATGGGAAATGTTTTTCAATCCGACAGTCTCAATATTATTATCATGAATTCCTGAAAGCGAAATTGTTCTTGTGCTGGATTCTTTAATGATTTCAAGCCACGAACTTTTTGCCTGAACAACGTCAAGCGTCATCCTCGTTACCGATTCCACTAACTCATTGAAATCAAACACTTGCGTTACAAGGCGACTGAGATTGTGGAGCGATGTCACTTCCGTCATTTTTCTGTCGAATGCTTCGGCAGTCGGCAGATGGAACAACGTACTGAGAAATGTCATTCCGAAATAGATTGTTGAGAAGACACTGATGCTTGAACAGAACGACTTGAGCGGCGGCGAATAAAACAGCAACGATTTACCAACCATCGAACTGCTCAACAGCATAATATCAAAACCGATGAAAATGCAGAACAGTATGAACCCAAACAGCATCGTAAACATCTTCTCCCGTTTTGTAAGATAAACAATCCACGAAAGCCGGAAGGCGTTCATCAACATCGCCGTTATGGTCAGCGCAAATAATATGGAAGTGAGGATACTTGTATCTAATGGTTCAGCGGCAAACGAAGTGAGTGATGTTACCAACAACAATGCCGTAAGAAGCAGGAAATTTCGTCGCGTCCCTTTTCTTCGTTTTGAGAGAATGATGTCGCGTACGCTGAGAAAAATAATAATCATCAACGCGCCAACAACGATACCCAAAATGTTGGCAAGGACAACAACATCGAACCCTAACGGTATGAGTGAATATCCTTTGATGTCGAAATCACTGTTGGGGATGAATGATAAAACCAACATGGCAATACCAATCACGATTGAGAGAACAAGCCCGAACCCTAATTTCTTCACCGGACTTTGTTCCCGCTTCCACATTGATTCTATCAATAAATAAAATAACACGAAGGCAACGATAAGCAGAACATCGCGGATTACTCCAAGCCATCCCATCTCTATGTCAAGACTTCGCCGGATGAGGTCGCCGATAAAAACAAGAACCAACAACCCTGCCGATGTTAACAGCAGGAATGCTTTTTTCAATTTTGTCCGAAGGGCAGTCACAGGTTCTTGATAAAGTTATATTTTATGATGTAGCCAAGCAAATGAACGAAACTTGGTGAAGTTCAATAACGTGAAGAAAATAACGTACACCGGAAGCGCAAGCCATGCACCAAGAATACCGCCGCCTAATACGATGGCGAATACATAAGCGACCGGTAAAAAGAGAATCCAATGTGTGATGATTTCAACTACCATAACATAAACAGTCGCGCCGCCTGCTTGCAACGCGTTCGCGAAAACAATTCCGGCTCCATACAGCATCTGTGCGACACCTGCTACTTGGAGAACCGGTCTCGCGACCTCAGTCACTTCATCATTTGTTGTGATGAGAATGATAATTGTGTCCGGTACAAGAAGGAAAAGTAATCCCACAACTATTGTAAAGATTGTTCCGATTTTCGCCGCTTCAAATCCATAACGATGCGCGTTTCCTTTGTCGCCTTTTCCGATAGATTGACCGACGAGCGTTTGCGTCGCTATACCAAGTCCAAAGCAGGGCATCATAGAAATAAACAACGCGGTTATTACAACCTGACTCGCTGCTTGTTCCATCACACCGATAATTCCTGTAATTGCAAGAAACACAAGAAATCCGAGCAGGATAAGAATGTTTTGAAGTGAAACGGGAATCGAAATTTTAACAATCTGTGCGATAATATCTTTTGAAATCTTCAAACCTGAAAAATACCCATACTGTTTTCGATATTCGCGCATGAAAGTTACACCGACAAAGAAAAAAAAGCCAATAATTAAACTTAGTGAATATCCGACTCCCGCTCCTGCAAGCTCCATTTTCGGGAAACCGAACGCTCCGAAAATAAATACATAATTGAAGAAAATGTTGAAAATATTTATTACGATTGCCGATTGCATGAACACCTTTGTTCGTCCGATACCATAGAAAAATCCCCGATACGAAACAGTGAGCAGAAAAAATGGGAGTCCGAGAAATTGATACTTCATATACTCCGCACCGACTCGACCAACCGTAGAATCTTTTGCAAAAACATCCATGAGTGGTGTTGAAAGAAAATATCCGATAACTCCGAAGATGGTTCCAAGCACCAATGAAATGAGAAGCGAATTGTTAAGGACCTGACCGACTCCCTCGAAATTTCCTTCACCATGTCTTCGTGCTGTCAGCACGTGAGTTCCCGTACTGAAACTTGAGAAGAAACTTGTCAACGCCCACGTGCCAAGCAAACCCAAGCCCATCGCCGCAAGTTGGATGTGTGAATTCTCTAACCTACCGACCATTGCCGTATTCACCAACGAGACAACCATCTGCGATGAAAGTCCGGTGATTGCAGGCGCCGCAAGTGTAAGAATTTCTCTTGCATAAACTTTATCAGGAAGTAACTTCATTCAGTCAAAATCGTGTGAGCCAAAGTAGGAATTTTCTTTTTGAAATCACAACTTACCGGATGCTCGATGCTGGATACTGGATGCTGGATTCTCGATTTATGATTGTTGATTCAAGATAAAACATCAAGCATCGAGCATCAAGTATCAAGAAACAAAAAACCCATTCGTTGAGTGAATGGGTTTCGAAAATCTATAAACCGGTTACGAGTTATGACGAGTACTCAGCAATAAGCCTGTCAATGTCGCGCGCTTGGGTTGATTGAGGAAATTCTTTCTTGATGCGCTTGCAAAGATTGAGCGCCTTTTCCTTCTCTCCTTTCGCACTGTAATTCCGAGCGGCTGATTGGAGATACTCCGGTGTGTTCACCGATTGGAATCCTGCCGCTTTTTCAAAGTTCGATGCGGCTTCTTCAAAATTTCCTTTTGCTTCATAACATGCGGCAACGCCGGCAATCGCTGATGCACTTAATAACGGGTCGCTTGAACTGAAATCATCAAACATTTTCATCGCTTCATCAATATTGCCTGTTGCATAATATGCATTTGCGAGATAAAAGCCAGCCAATTCACCGGAAGGTGAGCCGCCATAATTCTCAACGATGGCTTTCAATCCCATGACATTCTTTTCCGGGATTCCGTTGATGGCAAGATTGTACTGGTTTACATCGCTTGCGCCGGCATCATAGTACGAAAACACTTTTCCAAGTTCTGTCGCGGCTTTCTCGTTGTTTGCATTTCGATTGTTGACAAAAATAATTATCAACACCGCCAGCACGATAACTCCTGTTGTCACATAACTGACCAACTTTTTGTTTTCTTCATACCACATCAAAAACTTGCTGTATGAAGTAACAAGTGCATCCTCTTTTAATTCTTTCTTTGTAATTTTCTTTTTAGGTGTAAGCATCTAAATAATTTTCCTTAATGATGTAATATTACAGAATCGGGGGTAAACAAGTACGAACTAATCCGCAATTGGCATTCCGCAATTCGAAATGAGTAGTACGCCCGATGCGATTCGAACGCATGACCTTCAGCTCCGGAGGCTGACGCTCTATCCAGCTGAGCTACGGGCGCATGTACTTTAGTGATTCGTTAATTAGTTAATTGGTGATTTGAAGTAAGTGATATTGTTTATTTATTCAAATTCACTAAGTAACTAATCACTAATTAACCATTTAACTAAATTGCGGTGCAAATATACCAAAATATGGCTTGAGTGACAAACGACTCTTTGCATTTCAAACCTATTTGTAGTTTCTTTCACTGTAGGGGGCTGTCTCAAAAGTTGATAGGACAGGCATTCCTGCCTGTCACGTTTGTGAATATGATAAGTTTTCGACAGACAAGAAGGTCTGTCCTACCGTCATTTGTGCCTTATGAGACAGCCCCTTCCATATCAAAAAACGCAGACATAAAGTCTGCGGCTACTCATATCGGACTTTTTGGACAACCTCTTACCACTTAGTTATTGAAAACATGCCCATACAGACAAAAATACAGTCGGATAACTTAGTTTTATGCCCGAAAAAGAATCTTTTGTTTCAGGAAAACAATCTTTTATGTCAAGAAAAGAATCTTTTATTTCGGGAAAAGATATTGTTTTGCCGGAAAAAGATTATAAACTTGCCATGAAACATTATTTTATACCCAAAAAAGATTCTTTTATTTCGGGAAAAAATAATGTTATGCCGGAAAAAGATTATAAAACTGCCATGAAACATTATTTTATTCCTGAAGAAAATAATGTTCTTCAGGAATAAAATTATTTATTTTGGGAAAAAGATAATTTTATACAGGAAAAACTTCCGGAAATACCGGAGAAAAATTATTTATTTCAGGAAAAAAATAGATTTATTCTGGAAATAATTTATTTTATTTGGGAATAAATTAAATAAATACGCGTATTTCAAGGAAAAATATGCATGTTTTGGGAAAAAATACCTTTATTTTGGTTTGTTTTTGAGGATTTGTAGAAAAATCAAGGCAAACAGATTGCTACTCAAATAAAATTCAAAGGAATGTGCTCTAAAATCCTCTACGCCAGCAGATATCTTCATGTTCTCATATTTCCAGTATTATCATCCTTTCATCTCGAACCACGAACCGCGAACCCCTAACCTCTAACCAATTAACCACTCACCAATCAACTACTCACTAACCCAAGTTGTCTTTCATCAAAAATTTCAGTATTTTTGTGAGCCTTTTTTCGGCAACCTTTTCAAATTTTTTCAATTTAAGGACTTTTTTAAGTGGCTTTAGCTCAAAGACTCACTCATTCGTTCAGAACGGATGAAATAACAAAGAAATGGTACATCGTTGATGCTGAGGGGAAAACTCTCGGTCGGATTGCATCGCGTGTTGCCAGCATTTTGTACGGAAAACATAAACCGCAATTTACTCCCAATGCCGACACAGGCGATTTTGTTGTCATTATCAATGCCGATAAAGTAAGAATAACCGGTAAGCGTGCGGAATTGAAAACGTACTTCCATCATACGCTTTATCCCGGCGGCGCAACGGTTGAGGAATTCAAAAATCTCATTAAAACAAAGCCGGAAAAAGTATTTATGCATGCTGTGAAAGGGATGATTCCTCACAACCGTCTTGGCGCTCAAGTTATTAAAAAGTTGAAAGTGTATCGTGGAACGGAGCATCCGCATCAGGCACAACAACCCGAAGTTCTCAGTTTTTAAGGAGTAGGAATGCACAGTCATCATCATGTAGAAGTAACTGTTGGACGCCGGAAAACGGCAGTCGCCCGAGTAACCGTGTTAGCCGGAAGCGGGAAAATCACCATCAACAACAAATCACTCGAACAATTTTTCCCGGTTGATACACAACAGGCAGAAGTGTTATTGCCTTTCGTTGCAACCGAAACAAGCGGGCAATATGATGTCAACGTCAATGTGGACGGAGGCGGAGTAAATGGTCAGGCAGGAGCGATTAAATTAGCAATTGCAAGAGCATTAGTAACCAGCAACGAAGAGTTTCGTTCAAAACTTCGCACGTTCGGATTGTTGACCCGCGACCCGAGAATGGTCGAACGTAAGAAATACGGGCAGAAGAAGGCTCGTAAGAGATTCCAATTCTCGAAACGTTAGTCTTCGATGTGGGATGTGCGATATGAGATATTATTTCATATCACATATCGCACAACTCATAACATTTTAATTAAATCAAACATACTTCCCGATCAAATCGGCAGTGTCCCGCTCCTCAGCGAGGTGCGGGATTCCGAAATGAAATGACGGAAGTAGAAGTCTACAACTTGTAGAGAAAACTAAACAAATAACCAAGGAGAAATACCAAATGCCACGTGTAGAATTACTGGACTTGCTCAACGCAGGTTCTCATTTCGGACACCTCACCCGCCGTTGGAACCCGAAGATGAAACCATACATCTTCATGGAACGGAACGGGATTCATATCCTCGACCTCAAAAAAACACAAATGCTTGTTGAAGAAGCATGCAACGCCATTGCAAAGATTTCTGCCGAAGGAAAACGAATTTTATTCGTCGGTACGAAACAGCAAGCCGGTTCGGTCATTGAAGAAGAAGCAAAGCGATGCGGACAGTTTTATGTCTCGGTCCGTTGGCTTGGCGGAATGTTAACCAACTTCACCACCATTCGTAAGAGCGTGAAACGTCTCACGAACATCGAAAAGATGGAAACAGACGGAACGTATGATAAAATCACCAAGAAAGAAATCCTGACACTCGATAGAGAAAAAGCAAAATTACAGGAAATACTTTCCGGCGTGGTTGAAATGACGAGACTTCCCGGCGCATTATTCGTCGTTGATATTAAGAAAGAAGATATCGCGGTGAAAGAAGCAAAGCGACTCGGAATTCCCGTGTTTGCAATCGTTGATACGAATTGCGACCCGTCAGATATTGATTACGTCATCCCGGCAAACGATGACGCAATAAAATCAATTCAGGTAATAACCAAAGCAATTACCGATGCGGTTCTCGAAGGCGGAGAACGAACATCTGCACAATTTGAAGGCGCAGATATTCAGGCATTGGAAGAAAAAGAATCAGAAGAATAAATAAACAGAAATTGAACATGGAAATCACAGCAGAAATTGTAAAAAAATTACGCGACCAGACCGGAGCCGGAATGATGGACTGCAAGAAAGCGCTTGCAGAAACCAACGGCAATTTTGAAAAAGCAATCGAGTACCTTCGGAAGAAAGGCGCTGCCACTGCCGAGAAGCGCGCAGACCGCGCAACAAAGCAAGGCGTGGTTGAAGCATATATT
This window of the Ignavibacteriota bacterium genome carries:
- a CDS encoding type II toxin-antitoxin system HicA family toxin; this translates as MSVKRRDIIKHFEESGYSFLREGKKHTIYTNGKKAIPIKRHTTIDRITANQLCKQAGIEPKF
- a CDS encoding tetratricopeptide repeat protein, encoding MLTPKKKITKKELKEDALVTSYSKFLMWYEENKKLVSYVTTGVIVLAVLIIIFVNNRNANNEKAATELGKVFSYYDAGASDVNQYNLAINGIPEKNVMGLKAIVENYGGSPSGELAGFYLANAYYATGNIDEAMKMFDDFSSSDPLLSASAIAGVAACYEAKGNFEEAASNFEKAAGFQSVNTPEYLQSAARNYSAKGEKEKALNLCKRIKKEFPQSTQARDIDRLIAEYSS
- a CDS encoding SpoIIE family protein phosphatase; amino-acid sequence: MKKAFLLLTSAGLLVLVFIGDLIRRSLDIEMGWLGVIRDVLLIVAFVLFYLLIESMWKREQSPVKKLGFGLVLSIVIGIAMLVLSFIPNSDFDIKGYSLIPLGFDVVVLANILGIVVGALMIIIFLSVRDIILSKRRKGTRRNFLLLTALLLVTSLTSFAAEPLDTSILTSILFALTITAMLMNAFRLSWIVYLTKREKMFTMLFGFILFCIFIGFDIMLLSSSMVGKSLLFYSPPLKSFCSSISVFSTIYFGMTFLSTLFHLPTAEAFDRKMTEVTSLHNLSRLVTQVFDFNELVESVTRMTLDVVQAKSSWLEIIKESSTRTISLSGIHDNNIETVGLKNISHSEVTEIVSANGSSLRDTVLQTRKALVIDDVENDKRTEHLSDIKHKIGSLVIVPLQSHDNFIGILYATKDIAYGFDKDDVDVITAFADQATIAIDNSRLIEKSLERERLLREMMVAQEMQKKLLPQILPDFKEVEIEALSTPAFEVGGDYYDYTMLDEHHLGIIVGDVSGKGVSAAFYMAEMKGIFQSLSKIYRSPKEFLIKAHAALAETIDKRWFISVIYIVLDLRTGKLQVARAGHCPMLYIAENNVRFVQPKGLGLGMGSPDFFALTLAEEEIQMQPGDVAVLFTDGITEARQSSGEEFGYDPLLEIGKTVRNNNAIEIRDAIITAVDTHMGHQPPEDDLTLVVLKWRKPSTIL
- a CDS encoding type II toxin-antitoxin system HicB family antitoxin, whose product is MIFHITLQQAEDGWVVAECPALPGCVSQGKDEKEAIENVKEAITAWLWAEDQKAVANFQQHETNYPVVVAV
- the rpsB gene encoding 30S ribosomal protein S2, giving the protein MPRVELLDLLNAGSHFGHLTRRWNPKMKPYIFMERNGIHILDLKKTQMLVEEACNAIAKISAEGKRILFVGTKQQAGSVIEEEAKRCGQFYVSVRWLGGMLTNFTTIRKSVKRLTNIEKMETDGTYDKITKKEILTLDREKAKLQEILSGVVEMTRLPGALFVVDIKKEDIAVKEAKRLGIPVFAIVDTNCDPSDIDYVIPANDDAIKSIQVITKAITDAVLEGGERTSAQFEGADIQALEEKESEE
- a CDS encoding ATP-binding protein gives rise to the protein MSEQLIIQSRTEHLREARDFVAGLARDFGFDEEMVGMISLAVDEACTNVIKHAYQYASDKKIVIHVSQKNGAFEIQISDEGKSFDPAHIPSPNMKEYLSHFRRGGLGMHLMRSLMDNVEYKSNEKNNVVRMVKYLSDKKPA
- a CDS encoding type II toxin-antitoxin system HicA family toxin, translating into MGRLGNISGKETVKAFSKAGWKNVGQVGSHVVMIKQGMRVNLSIPQHKELSTGTLRSLIRNSGMTVEEFIELL
- a CDS encoding PP2C family protein-serine/threonine phosphatase, with product MARLSPSSSQGDRQQTDRFDLSALFEFSNIVNASLDLNFILGHFLLTIMGKILSTRGIILLKKEEEKFAVKTTKGIHTELLNTEIVCKKIPQRIVYVQREDARKYPWLKLFREQGISVLIPLLVRERIFGIAGFSPLQKIKKLGQKEETYIKSLANIAATAIEKSLIIEEVKQVNRRLDGKVQELNTLFEMSKEFNAALDAERLLKLLSFSLLGQVGTSRYFVCLKKERAMQVVLSRLQKELSPLCLEAISTIQQPTLIESLTKKPYKVFCSMLKDAGVQVLVPLKIQNEVKGILGVGERMRGGEYTQTDLEFLSSLGNLAMISLENARLFRDAIEKQKMEDELLIAREIQKGLLPSVLPAIPHYDIAATNISSKQVGGDYYDVIRLSETKVLVAIGDVSGKGTPASLLMANLQAAIHALVPLGLTLPELSARVNDLIFENTTSDKFITFFLAIIDSETKSLMYVNAGHNPPYILHKDGTLERLDKGGIIFGVMKTMMPYEQGTAQLNEGEALILFTDGVSEAMSKEGEELGEPKLEEVIKANATEPAEKILNEIVAAVQQHSTGTTQYDDITMVVVRGI
- the rplM gene encoding 50S ribosomal protein L13, with translation MALAQRLTHSFRTDEITKKWYIVDAEGKTLGRIASRVASILYGKHKPQFTPNADTGDFVVIINADKVRITGKRAELKTYFHHTLYPGGATVEEFKNLIKTKPEKVFMHAVKGMIPHNRLGAQVIKKLKVYRGTEHPHQAQQPEVLSF
- a CDS encoding MATE family efflux transporter is translated as MKLLPDKVYAREILTLAAPAITGLSSQMVVSLVNTAMVGRLENSHIQLAAMGLGLLGTWALTSFFSSFSTGTHVLTARRHGEGNFEGVGQVLNNSLLISLVLGTIFGVIGYFLSTPLMDVFAKDSTVGRVGAEYMKYQFLGLPFFLLTVSYRGFFYGIGRTKVFMQSAIVINIFNIFFNYVFIFGAFGFPKMELAGAGVGYSLSLIIGFFFFVGVTFMREYRKQYGYFSGLKISKDIIAQIVKISIPVSLQNILILLGFLVFLAITGIIGVMEQAASQVVITALFISMMPCFGLGIATQTLVGQSIGKGDKGNAHRYGFEAAKIGTIFTIVVGLLFLLVPDTIIILITTNDEVTEVARPVLQVAGVAQMLYGAGIVFANALQAGGATVYVMVVEIITHWILFLPVAYVFAIVLGGGILGAWLALPVYVIFFTLLNFTKFRSFAWLHHKI
- a CDS encoding STAS domain-containing protein, which codes for MSDFKLNVRNINDIHVVDIKGYLDAHTAPDLESAFSKLLDDKKFKIVVNCKNLNYISSAGLGVFMMFIEEVRKNSGDIKLSNLTPKVYNVFDLLGFPLLYDITQEETDAVKKFGA
- a CDS encoding type II toxin-antitoxin system HicB family antitoxin, coding for MMKSFTAKYTHIESGYMGQLVEWPEVITEGSTLEECRELLSDALNEMVLAYNQLGKEIPVGGGIYEQLPVEGELV
- the rpsI gene encoding 30S ribosomal protein S9, which codes for MHSHHHVEVTVGRRKTAVARVTVLAGSGKITINNKSLEQFFPVDTQQAEVLLPFVATETSGQYDVNVNVDGGGVNGQAGAIKLAIARALVTSNEEFRSKLRTFGLLTRDPRMVERKKYGQKKARKRFQFSKR